The Lysobacter enzymogenes DNA segment GAGGCCTACAGCTCGCGCGGCCCGGTGCTCGCCGCCGGCGGCGCGCGTCCGGCCGGACAGGCCGCGGGCAACGCCAAGCCCGACCTGGCCAGCTTCGCGGTGGTCAGCACCGAGTCCAGCGCCGGCTTCAACGGCACCTCGGCGGCGGCGCCGCACGCCGCGGCGCTGGCCTTGCTCGGCCTGCAGCACCAGCGCCAGCTCACCGACGCGACCGTGCCCGCGGCGTTGCCGGCCAACGCCACCGCGGCGCAGAAGGCGCAGCGCGAGACCGAACTGCGCCAGCGCCGCGTCGATCTCGCCGACCTGACCTACGACTCGCTGGTCAGGGTCGCCGCAACCGGCGGCAACGACCTCGGCGCGGCCGGCTTCGACAGCAGCTTCGGCAACGGCCGGCTCAAGTTCCACGCCCAGTCGGCGGCCTGCCTGCTGGCGTCGACCTACGACGCCCGCTACCGCGCCTTGCTGCCGGTGCAGGCGCAGGGCCAGAAGAGCTACGACACGCTGGCGCAGGAGAACAGCGTGGCCTGCGCGGCGGCAGCGGCGGCGGCCGTCGCGCGCTGAGCACCGCAGCGGCGCGGACCCGTGCCGGGGCCGCGCCGTAGGGTCGGCGGCCCGCATCGTGCGCATGCGGCGCGGGTCGCACCCGGGGCGCCGGACTTCGGTCCGGCGCTTTTTTCGTTCGGCGTGGAGGTGGCGTCGGGCCGCGCATGAGCGGCCACGCCGAATCCGCGAGTCGGCGTCGCGAACCTCTGCGCGCTCCCGCCTGGTTCGGACGGGCATCGCCGTCGCTGGGGCGAGCGCGCTCGCGCCGCGTCGATCCGCGCCTGTCCGCGCAAATCCGCGCTGCGACGCAACAGCGCTCACTCACGCTCACATCGGCGCCGCCGCCGCCGAGGCGCGGGCCGCATCGCCCCACAGGTTCATACGCAATCGCGTCCGCGCCGAGGACAAACGCGCCGGACGAGTTCGCGCTTGCGCGCCGCGCGCGGCTTTTGCTTGGCGCATCGCACTTTCGCCCGGCGCGCGCGGCTAGCGTGCGTTCCCGACGCGAAGCAGCCCGCGCTATGCCAGCCAGCCGACGTCGCCACGACCGCGCAGCGCGCGGCCGCGCGCACTGGCCCGGGCCGTCTCGCCGCGAAGCGGAAGCCTCCGCTTCGCTCATCGAGGAGCCAGGGGAGCAGGACATGCCGCAGACCTTCCATACCTTCGCCGCCGGCGCGCGCGCGCCGGCGCTGCCGCTGCTGGCGGCGGCGCTGACGCTCGCGCTGGCCGCCTGCGGCGACGGCAACGTCAAGCCCGAGGCCGCCGCCCAGGCCACTGCGCAACAGCGGTGGAACGACGGGCCGCCGCCGCCGCCGCTGAGCCCGACCATTCCGCAGGACGTCAGCGTGCCGCAGGCCAATCCCGACCTGCAGGACCTGCAGGACGATTTCGACCTGCTGTCGTGGCAGTCCTTCGTCGCGGTGAACTGGCCGGCCGGGCCCGACGGCAATCCCAAGCCCGGCGCGACCATCGGCCCGGACGTGCCGACGGTGTGGGAGAACTGGAAGGAAAGCCGCGAGATCTTCCTGCCCGGCGGCGCGACTCCGCCGCCGTGGGGCCAGGACACCCCGCCGCCGGCGGTGTGCAAGGGCCTGGGCGATGCGACCTTGCGCCTGACCCAGGTCGGCAAGACCCCCAACGTGCTCGACGAAAGCGGCGAGCCGTTCGAGACCGGCCCGTTGATCGACCAGAACGGCCAGTACGTGCGCTTCGCGATCCTGACCAACCGCGACATGTTCGACAACATCGTCGCCAACGGCCTGTACAGCACGGCCGGGCAGAAGAAGTTCGGCAAGCCCGCGAACTTCGCCCTGCCCAAGGGCTCGCCCAAGGTCGGCGCGATCATGATCAAGTCGGCGTGGAAGGTGCTCGGCGCCAACGACAACGCCGCCCGCTTCCACACCGCCAAGGCGCTGGTCTACACCAATCCCGACGAGAACGAGGGCGTGCAGGCGGCGTGCAAGCTGCAGACGATGGGCCTGGTCGGCCTGCACATCGCGCACAAGACCCAGAGCGCGCCGCAGTGGGTGTGGTCGACCTTCGAGCACGTGGACAACGTGCCGACCCAGGGCGAGCCGATCGACAAGCCGCGCTACAACTTCTTCGACAAGAACTGCACCACCTGCCAGGTCAACCAGCCGCCGCCGCGGCCGTGGAATCCCAACAACCCGCACACCGTGCCGACCCAGGTAATGCGCGAGATTCCGCTGACCGACTCGACCAAGCGGCTCAACGCGACCTACCAGGCGCTGTTGCAGAAGAACTATCCGGGCACGGTCTGGGCCAACTACGAGCTGATCAGCACGCAGTGGCCGACCAAGGCCAACAACCCGATCGACCCGACCGGCAATCCCGCGCCGAGCTTCCTCGCCAACGCCACCTTGGAAACCTACATCCAGGGCCGGGTGCCGCAGGCCTCGTCGAGCTGCATGGCCTGCCACAACAACGCGACCATGAACAGCCAACTGCCTTCGGATTTCACCTACCTGCTGCAGCGCGCGCAATAAGGGGACAGCGACATGGTGTTCGACTACATGGATTACTTCGTCAGCATGAGCGTCGGCCTGACCGGCTTCGCCAGCGAGGCGATCGCGCCGGAAATCGATCCGGTCGGAATCAAGGCCGTCTACCTGCAGGCGTTCGACGAGAAACTGCCCGACGGCATGGCCGAGCAGATCCTGCAGCGCTACAAGGCGCTGTTCGATGCGGCCGGCGGCAAGCCGGGCAACGAGGAGCAACTCGTCGGCCAGATGCTCGCCGGCAGCGGCACCTCGCCCGCGCAGATATTGGCGATGCGGCAACTGATCTTCCTGTGGTACGCCGGCGCGTGGCCGACCGTGCAGTACGACAACAGTCCCTCGCGCGGGCAGACCTTCAGCAGCGTGATCTCCGCCGAGAGCTACACCCAGGGCCTGGTGTGGCGGGTGATGCAATCGCATCCGATGGGCAGCTCGACCTACAACTACGGTTACTGGGCTGCAGACCCGCCGCCGCTGTCGGCCTATCTGGAGAATCCGGTATGAGCATCGTCACCCCTCCCGGCGGCTTCGACGTGGTGATCGTGGGCTCGGGCATCTCCGGTTCGATCATCGCCTACCAGCTCGGCAAGGCCGGCAAGAAAGTGCTGATCCTCGAAGGCGGGCCGCCGGTGCCCAAGAGCCGCGAGGACTACATGCAGACCTTCTTCACCGCCGACGCCAAGACCCCGGAGTCGCCGTACCCACCGACCACCCAGGGCGCGAGCGGTACCGACAACCCGCTCGGCCAGCCCGACCCGGCCACGCTCAACACGCCGCGCTACACGGTGCTGCAGATCAATGCCTGGCAGGACCCGAAGCAGTGCTATTTCGTCTACGGGCCGCAGGCGGCGACCTCGGCCAGCGACCCGCAGATGACCTTCGCCTTCGGCAGTTCCTACGAACGCGTTGCGGGCGGCACCACCTGGCATTGGCTGGGTACCTCGCTGATGCACCTGCCCAACGATTTCCAGCTCAAGACCAAGTACGGCCAGGGCGTGGACTGGCCCGGAGGCGCGAACTTCTACACCCAGCTGCTGCCGTACTATCGCGCCGCGACCGAAGTGATCGGCGTGTCCAGCGACCGCGATCCGATGGTCGACCTGTACAAGACCTTCAACGTGCAGCCCAACGGCGTGTACGGGCCGGACTACGATTTCCCGATGCCGGGCATCGTGCCTTCGACCAACGACGCGCTGTACCAGCAGAACGTGACCGCGCTGAAGATCGACGGCATCCCGCTGTTCGTGACGCCGACGCCGCAGGGGCGCAACTCGCGTCCGGGCAAGCGCCGCCAGTGCGCCGGCAACACCAACTGCATTCCGATCTGCCCGATCCAGGCCAAGTACGACGGCACCGTGACCCTGGCCCAGGCGTTGCAGACCGGCAACGTGCAGATCCAGTACCAGAGCGTGGCCAGCAACATCCGCCTGAAGGGCAACCAGGTCAGCGGCATCGATTACCTCAGCTACGACACCCAGACCGGCCCGTCCACCGGCGGCGGCACCGCGGTGGGCAAGCGCTACGTGCTGGCCGCGCACGCGATCGAGACGCCCAAGCTGTTGCTGATGTCCAAAGGCAACCCCGGCTATCCCAACGGCGTGGCCAACAGCTCCGACCAGGTCGGGCGCAACCTCATGGACCACGTGATGTACCTGGCCTGGGGCCTGGCCAAGAAACCGGTGTATGCCTATCGCGGGCCGCTGGCGACGTCCGGCATCGAGGCCGCGCGCGACGGCGCGTTCCGCAGCCAGCGTGCGGCCTACCGCATCGAGATCGGCAACGAGGGCTGGAACTGGGCGGCCAACGATCCCAACACCACGCTCGCGGATTTCGTGTTCGGGCAGAACAACAGCCAGCTCAACGGCGACTCGGTCAACGCGCAGGGAACCGCGTTGCGGTTCGACCCGACTTTGCCGGCGTACAGCCAGCTGTTCGGTTCCAAGCTGGCGACGACGCTCAACGACGTCTACATCCGGCAACTGCGCCTGGGCTACCTGATCGAGCAGGTGCCCGATCCCGACAACCGGGTGACCTTGTCGAGCCAGTACAAGGACCGCCTCGGCCTGCCGCGGCCGCAGGTGACCTACCGCATCCGCGAGGACTACGTGCGCAACGCCTTCGTTTCGGCCAAGCAGGCGTCCACGCAGATCTTCAAGGCGCTGGGCGCGACCGAGTACACCCGCGAACCGCAGAACGCGCAGCTCAGCGGGCCCAAGGCCTCGGCCACGACCTTCCGCTACCAGGGGCAGAACTTCATCTTCTACGGCGCCGGCCACATCATCGGCACCTACCGCATGGGCAGCAGCCCCAGCGATTCGGTGCTCAACGCGCGCCAGCAATCCTGGGACCACGACAATCTGTACATGGTCGGCAGCGGCGTGTTCCCGACCACCGCGACCGCGAACCCGACCCTGACCATCGCCGCGCTGGCGCTGCAGGCGGCGGACAACCTGCTGCACGATCTGGGCTGAGAAGCGAAGGTTGCGAATGACGACGGCGCCCGGCGACGGGCGCCGTCGGTGTTTGCGCGACGGCCCCGATGCCGATGCCGCGACCGCCAGTGTCGGCGTTTTCGCGGTTGCGTCGTCGCGGCGCATTGCGCCGCTCGAGGGCGATTGTCGCGATGAATCAGACGAGTATCAGTGGGGAAATGCGATGTAGTTCGCGTTTTAATCCTTGAACTCGTCGGCAATCGGTCGCTGCCGATGGGTTCGCAC contains these protein-coding regions:
- a CDS encoding GMC family oxidoreductase, whose product is MSIVTPPGGFDVVIVGSGISGSIIAYQLGKAGKKVLILEGGPPVPKSREDYMQTFFTADAKTPESPYPPTTQGASGTDNPLGQPDPATLNTPRYTVLQINAWQDPKQCYFVYGPQAATSASDPQMTFAFGSSYERVAGGTTWHWLGTSLMHLPNDFQLKTKYGQGVDWPGGANFYTQLLPYYRAATEVIGVSSDRDPMVDLYKTFNVQPNGVYGPDYDFPMPGIVPSTNDALYQQNVTALKIDGIPLFVTPTPQGRNSRPGKRRQCAGNTNCIPICPIQAKYDGTVTLAQALQTGNVQIQYQSVASNIRLKGNQVSGIDYLSYDTQTGPSTGGGTAVGKRYVLAAHAIETPKLLLMSKGNPGYPNGVANSSDQVGRNLMDHVMYLAWGLAKKPVYAYRGPLATSGIEAARDGAFRSQRAAYRIEIGNEGWNWAANDPNTTLADFVFGQNNSQLNGDSVNAQGTALRFDPTLPAYSQLFGSKLATTLNDVYIRQLRLGYLIEQVPDPDNRVTLSSQYKDRLGLPRPQVTYRIREDYVRNAFVSAKQASTQIFKALGATEYTREPQNAQLSGPKASATTFRYQGQNFIFYGAGHIIGTYRMGSSPSDSVLNARQQSWDHDNLYMVGSGVFPTTATANPTLTIAALALQAADNLLHDLG